The following proteins are encoded in a genomic region of Liolophura sinensis isolate JHLJ2023 chromosome 7, CUHK_Ljap_v2, whole genome shotgun sequence:
- the LOC135471230 gene encoding biotin-dependent 3-methylcrotonyl-coenzyme A carboxylase beta1 subunit-like, with protein MLNMALKNLLNLLNFKGCHLNIRVNGQFHQYVHINRPIYQLTAVLTARPGNCLMFSTSASIQNKPFPVLQNVDINASVMPKFSASQTQMEDAVTNYQKLLSLAVQGGGEKAIKRQRMQRKLLAEERLSLLLDDESDFLELSPLAGMGMDYGNVPRAGLITGIGLVNGVYCMLLINDATVKGGTVYPITLKKQLRAQEIAEQNHLPCVYVIDSGGGYLPLQAEIFPDKNHGGRVFYNEAILSAKGIPQIAVVCGSCTAGGAYIPVMANEAIIINKIGRIFLGGPPLVKAATGEVITADDLGGAVLHSTVSGCTDHYADTEEEAFAICKDGVASFNISSNPTPEEWDAPQWDSQELIGLAPTNIDDYNVYRILARVIDGSRFHEFKALYGTSVVTGFCRIEGYLVGVVANKGEITGDGALKGAHFITLCSDRSIPLVFLQNSFHHSDSKEPLSGEQLGETVKNHGKMLSALTLASVPKLTVVVGGSYGMNNYLMAGRSMSPNFLFVWPSAKIGAMELQSMVTHMSEAGPSSAQSHEKEVKDKLSREMSAVFCSSRLWDDGIIVPQDTRQVLGRCLRIVSQTSRGRDVKVMSQGGQTERGTSRVIRM; from the exons ATGTTAAATATGGCATTGAAAAATTTATTGAACCTCTTAAATTTTAAGGGATGTCATTTGAACATTCGGGTTAATGGGCAATTTCATCAATATGTACATATCAATAGACCGATATACCAGCTGACAGCTGTTTTGACAGCAAGGCCGGGGAATTGTTTGATGTTTAGCACTTCAGCTTCTATTCAGAACAAACCTTTCCCAGTGCTGCAAAATGTTGATATCAATGCCAGTGTTATGCCAAAGTTCAGCGCCAGCCAAACACAAATGGAGGATGCTGTTACAAATTACCAAAAACTCCTCAGCCTAGCTGTGCAAGGTGGAGGGGAGAAGGCAATAAAGCGACAGAGAATGCAGAGAAAGCTTCTGGCAGAAGAGCGCTTATCTCTGCTGCTAGATGATGAATCAGACTTTCTGGAGTTGTCCCCCTTAGCTGGAATGGGGATGGACTATGGGAATGTTCCAAGAGCTGGTCTAATAACAG GTATAGGCCTTGTGAATGGTGTTTACTGTATGCTACTGATAAATGATGCCACTGTGAAGGGAGGGACAGTGTATCCCATCACCCTGAAGAAGCAGCTTAGGGCACAGGAGATAGCAGAACAGAATCATTTACCATGTGTGTATGTCATCGATTCAGGTGGAGGTTATCTTCCACTGCAG GCTGAAATTTTCCCTGATAAAAATCATGGCGGTCGAGTGTTCTACAACGAAGCTATTTTATCTGCTAAAGGAATTCCACAG ATAGCTGTGGTGTGTGGGAGTTGTACTGCGGGCGGGGCCTACATCCCCGTCATGGCCAATGAGGCCATTATCATCAACAAGATTGGGCGGATTTTCCTGGGAGGTCCGCCGCTTGTGAAAGCAGCAACGGGAGAGGTGATCACAGCAGATGACCTGGGAGGAGCTGTCTTACATTCCAC GGTGAGCGGGTGCACCGATCATTATGCAGACACTGAAGAGGAAGCTTTTGCCATTTGCAAGGATGGGGTGGCTTCCTTCAATATTTCATCCAACCCCACACCAGAGGAATGGGATGCTCCACAGTGGGATTCACAGGAGCTTATAGGTCTGGCTCCCACAAACATAGATGACTACAATGTTTACAGG ATACTGGCAAGAGTCATTGATGGAAGTCGATTTCATGAATTCAAAGCTTTATATGGGACGTCTGTAGTCACAGGATTCTGCAGAATTGAAGG ATATCTGGTGGGTGTGGTGGCTAACAAGGGGGAGATAACTGGAGATGGAGCTCTCAAGGGAGCTCACTTTATTACTCTATGTTCAGACAGATCCATACCATTGGTGTTCTTACAGAACTCATTCCATCATTCAGACAGCAAGGAACCCCTCTCAG GAGAGCAACTGGGAGAGACAGTGAAAAATCATGGAAAGATGTTGTCAGCTTTGACATTGGCATCCGTCCCAAAGCTGACagttgtggtgggaggaagttATGGGATGAACAACTACCTCAtg GCTGGTCGGTCGATGAGCCCAAACTTTTTATTTGTCTGGCCTTCAGCAAAGATTGGAGCCATGGAGTTACAAAGCATGGTCACTCATATGTCagag GCTGGCCCTTCTTCTGCCCAAAGTCATGAGAAAGAGGTGAAGGACAAACTCAGCAGAGAGATGTCTGCTGTGTTTTGTTCCTCCAGGCTCTGGGATGATGGAATCATAGTACCTCAGGATACTAGACAG GTTCTGGGTCGCTGTCTAAGGATTGTGTCACAGACAAGTCGAGGTCGCGATGTGAAGGTCATGTCCCAAGGAGGTCAGACTGAGAGGGGAACGTCTCGCGTCATTCGGATGTGA
- the LOC135471380 gene encoding DNA methyltransferase 1-associated protein 1-like, giving the protein MAAGSDVRDILELDSSSDKPEFMTKESLLKANKKPQKKSEVTFKRPEGMHRELWGLLWTDNKDAPPIMPSDSNQGYKQMKAKIGRSRVRPWKWMPFTNPARKDGAIFYHWRRAADEGKDYPFARFNKTVDVPTYSDLEYQQHLHDDNWTRQETDHLLELCKRFDLRFPVIQDRWDRDKYRVRSVEDIKERYHNICNVLAKVRAPQGSEPKIRMYDADHERKRKAQLEKLFSRTTEEVEEEEYLIQELKKIELRKKEREKKTQDLQKLITAADSNSESRKGDRKAIKKKLPITQKFREPSKTTPDTTGIKFPDPKQSGVSLRSHRMKLPASVGQKKTKAIEQVLEELGIEYNPMPTEEIVTNFNELRQDIVLLYELKLALANCEYELQTLKHRHDTLAPGKMPDITIKTEPEETINVTPMTPDPATGDSPSKVKKLSEAIDVVGSPGTPNRKRKAAIEQSNIMKKIKQKV; this is encoded by the exons ATGGCTGCCGGAAGTGATGTGCGTGACATTCTGGAGCTGGATTCATCCAGTGACAAACCAGAGTTTATGACCAAGGAATCTCTTCTCAAagcaaat AAAAAGCCCCAGAAGAAATCTGAGGTAACATTTAAGCGGCCAGAAGGAATGCACAGGGAATTATGGGGGCTGCTTTGGACAGATAATAA GGATGCCCCGCCCATCATGCCATCTGACTCAAACCAGGGCTACAAGCAGATGAAGGCTAAGATAGGACGGAGTAGGGTTCGGCCATGGAAGTGGATGCCATTCACAAACCCAGCCCGCAAG GACGGAGCTATTTTCTATCACTGGAGAAGAGCAGCCGATGAAGGGAAGGATTATCCATTTGCTCGTTTCAACAAG ACTGTGGATGTGCCAACCTACTCTGATCTGGAGTATCAGCAGCATCTCCATGACGACAACTGGACGCGTCAAGAGACTGACCATCTGCTGGAGCTGTGTAAGCGCTTTGACTTGCGCTTTCCCGTCATTCAGGATCGCTGGGATCGAGACAAGTACCGGGTGCGAAGCGTTGAGGATATCAAGGAGAGATACCACAACATCTGTAATGTACTGGCCAAG GTCCGTGCCCCTCAGGGCTCTGAGCCTAAAATCCGCATGTACGACGCTGACCATGAACGCAAGAGGAAGGCCCAGCTGGAGAAGCTGTTCAGCAGGACAACAGAAGAG GTAGAAGAAGAGGAATATCTGATCCAAGAACTGAAGAAAATCGAGCTGAGGAAAAAAGAACGAGAGAAGAAGACGCAGGACCTGCAGAAATTGATCACAGCGGCTGACAGTAACAGCGAGAGCAGGAAGGGTGACAGGAAAGCCATTAAGAAGAAGTTACCTATTACACAGAAGTTCAGAGAACCCTCCAAG ACAACTCCTGACACTACTGGAATAAAGTTCCCCGATCCCAAGCAGTCTGGTGTGTCCTTGAGGAGTCACAGG ATGAAGCTGCCAGCATCTGTGGGCCAGAAGAAGACTAAGGCCATTGAGCAGGTTCTGGAAGAGTTGGGTATAG AGTATAATCCCATGCCTACAGAGGAGATCGTGACAAATTTCAATGAGCTGCGCCAGGACATAGTGCTGTTGTACGAGTTGAAGCTGGCGTTGGCTAACTGTGAATATGAACTGCAGACATTGAAGCACAGACACGATACATTGGCACCCGGCAAG ATGCCAGACATAACAATCAAGACAGAGCCTGAAGAGACAATAAATGTGACCCCTATGACCCCTGACCCTGCAACAGGGGATTCCCCATCCAAGGTCAAGAAGCTTTCTGAGGCTATAGATGTGGTGGGCTCACCAGGAACACCCAAC AGAAAACGAAAGGCTGCCATAGAACAGAGTAACATCATGAAGAAAATCAAGCAGAAAGTTTAG